In Bacteroidia bacterium, the sequence GAAATATACTGCTGCAAGAAAAAATACCTATTTCTCCTACTATGACCGCAGGAGAATTGTATGCGATTATGTGTCAAAAAGGTAGTCAATTAGTGCTTAAAACTTTGGAAGGTTTAAGTCAAAATACAATTGTTCCAACACCTCAAAAGCAGGTAGAACCCCTTTTTTATGCCCCTAAATTGACAAAGGAAAATACTCAAATTGATTGGTCAAAAACTGTCAAGCAAATTTATAATTTTGTCAGAGGGTTGAATCCGCATCCTTCGGCTTGGACTACTCTCAATGGCGTATACTACAAAATACATCAAGTTGAACCTATAGTCCAAGCTCACCAAAAGCCTACTGGGCATTTTGAAACGGATAATAAAATGTATTTGCGTATTTACGGCGCTGATGGCTACGTAAATGTATTAGTGCTACAAAAAGAAGGTAAAAAAAGAATGGATATTCAAACATTTCTACGAGGTAATAAAGTTTAGCTTGTTGC encodes:
- the fmt gene encoding methionyl-tRNA formyltransferase translates to MQEQKPTIVFMGTPEIAVFCLDAIKKAGYPIKGVVTTPDKPAGRGQKLQVSAVKQYALLNNIPILQPENLKDESFIQTLQAWQPDIQVVVAFRILPESVWKIPSICTFNLHTSYLPQYRGAAPIQWAIINGETETGVTTFIIDNQVDTGNILLQEKIPISPTMTAGELYAIMCQKGSQLVLKTLEGLSQNTIVPTPQKQVEPLFYAPKLTKENTQIDWSKTVKQIYNFVRGLNPHPSAWTTLNGVYYKIHQVEPIVQAHQKPTGHFETDNKMYLRIYGADGYVNVLVLQKEGKKRMDIQTFLRGNKV